The segment TGTCCGAGGGCGAAGCCTGGTGGGCGGCGCGCGCTGCGATCGAGAACGTCGAGCGGCTCGCGCGCCGGGTCGCACCGTCGGCGCGCACCTGGGTAGCGGCGGCGAGGGCTGCTCCCGCGGAGATCACTGAGCTGGTCCGCGTGGCCAACAGTGGTCTGCTCGCACGCGACCGTGCGATCGCCCAGCTGAGCCCGCGCACTCGGCGACTCGTCTACGGGCGATGGCTCGGCCGCACCCAGAGCGATCTCGCTGCGACGGAAGGGGTCGTGCAGTCCGCGGTTTCGCAGGCGCTGACCTCCGCCGAAGCCGGCGCCCTCATCGAAGGACTGCAGGTCCTCGTCGGCGATCGAGGCTGAGGCTCACCAGATCGCCAGCCACACCGCCGCCGCCACCGCGGAGGCCCACAGCAGACTGGCCAACGTGCCGACGATGAATCGCTCGCGGGCAGCGGGCGTCGCCAGCTCCGAGAAGCGACCAACGCCCTTCAGGGCGACGACCACGGCGATGACGGCCGGGAACCCGGCGAGGATGCCCAGCGCGACCGACGCACGCTCGAGGAAGCCGATCGTCGTCCCGCCTCGGAGGACCTCCTCCTGACGGGACTCGGAGTGATCGGCGGCGAGCTCGACCAGGATCCCCCCGCGTGGGCCCTCGGTGGTGCGACCGTCCGCGGCGATGAGGACCCAACGCGTGAACGGGTTGCCGCCGAGCACGGCCAGGGCCACACCCAGGAATGCCAGGATGGCGCCGAGGAGGACCGGCACGTTGTACGGGAGCACCGCGACGACGACGAGGGCGAGCAGGACGAGTCCCGCAGCGACGGACAGCAGGGATGACTGCGGGCGACGTTGGGCGACGGTGACCAGGACGAGCGCGGCACACAGGGCGAGGAACAGGAAGATCACGACGATCGCGACGGCCAGAGGGTCGGTGGCGTCGAGGGCATCCGTCATGCCGCCAGTGTCCCACGGGCGTCGGACAGGACGGGCGCGGGAAGCGCGGGGCGCGCTGATAACCTGGCAGACGTGTCATCCGCCGTCGTCGTGAACGCGACCGCCCCCGCGAACGATCCGTCCTTCGACAACGTCTGGGACGAACTGGTGTGGCGCGGATTGATCCACGTCTCCACGGATGCCGACGAGTTGCGGTCGCTTCTCGGCGGTGCGCCGATCACCTTCTATTGCGGCTTCGACCCCACGGCGCCCAGTCTGCACCTGGGCAACCTCGTGCAGCTGCTGACGATGCGCCGTCTGCAGCTCGCCGGACACCGTCCGCTCGGCCTGGTCGGGGGTTCCACCGGCCTCATCGGCGATCCGCGCCCGTCGAGCGAGCGGACCTTGAACACCAAGGAGACCGTCGCCGAGTGGGTCGGGTATCTCCGTGCCCAGGTGGAGCGCTTCCTGAGTTTCGACGGCGACAACGCCGCTCGCATCGTGAACAACCTCGACTGGACGGCGCCGCTGTCGGCGATCGACTTCCTCCGCGAGATCGGCAAGCACTATCGCGTCGGCAAGATGCTGAGCAAGGAAGCCGTGAGCGCGCGCCTGAATTCCGAAGCCGGCATCAGCTACACCGAGTTCAGTTACCAGATCCTGCAGGGGCTGGATTATCTCGAGCTGTACCGCGCATACGGGTGCGTCCTGCAGACCGGCGGATCCGATCAGTGGGGCAACCTCACCAGCGGGGTCGACCTCATCCACTACGTCGAGCATGCATCGGTCCATGCCATCGGCACGCCGCTGATCACCAACAGCGACGGAACCAAGTTCGGCAAGAGCGAGGGCAACGCCGTCTGGCTCGATCCCGCGATGTGCAGTCCGTACCGGATGTACCAGTTCTGGCTCAACACCGATGATGCCGACGTCATCGCACGTCTGAAGATCTTCACGTTCCTCTCGCGCGAGGAGATCGAGCACCTCGGGCGGCTGGTGGAGGACGAGCCGTTCCGTCGCGCTGCGCAGAAGCGCCTGGCCGCCGAAGTGACCGCGCTCGTGCACGGGGAGGACGCCGCGGGCTCGGTCATCGCCGCCTCCGATGCGCTCTTCGGGCAGGGCGACCTCCACGCGCTCGATGCCGAAACGCTGATTCAGGCGCTGCGCGAACTGCCGCACGCCGACATGGATCGTGGAGCGCCTGTGGTGCAGGCGCTGGTGGAGACCGGACTGGTCGCAAGCCTCTCCGAGGCTCGACGGGCCATTGCGCAGGGAGGCGTCGCCATCGACGGCGTCCGAGTCAGCGATGATGCGGCCACGGTCGACGGTTCGCTGCCGGGCGGGGTTTCGGTGCTGCGCCGCGGCAAGAAGACGCTGGCCGGCGTGTTCGTCCGCTGAAACGCCCGTCGGTTCACGTCGCGCTCCTTCGGCGACTGTTCGGTGTCGACGCCCGCAGCGAGGCGACGCGTTCGCTGCTGCCGGGTTCGGATGCGCTCGCGCGGAGCCTTGCCGCGTGATGTGGACAGGCCATCGCCCGCGTCCACCATCGCGCGCCCGCCGTCTCGAAGGGATCAGACGGACGCGACCCGCGTGTTTACGCGGTTCTGAGCCGCGACACGCCCGGGATGCGAGCACGATTTGCCAGTCCCGCACAGCGCACGTAAATTATTACTTGTTCGCCCCAAAGGGAAGCGAGAGAGGCCGAGAGCCTCACCCCCCTCAAGCGGAGAACATCCCCCTCGAAGAGAGCTGAAGCTCGGACTTGAGACTCGTCGACCGGAAGGTCTACGATGGGGAGCCCCCCGACGATCGATCTCATCGAACGTCACCCGGAACCCATTCGGTTGCGGATGACACGATTTGACGGAGTCGACCACGGGGGCTAAGCTAGAGAAGTTGCCCTGCGGAGATGGTCGAGAGGCCAGAAAGCAGGAGCATCCGATCCTTGAGAACTCAACAGCGTGCACTTGTCAAATGCCAAATAACCTCGTTCCGGCGTAAGCCGGATAGAGATTCCTTTGGATCAAAGACCGACCTTCGGGTCGGCAACGGATAGTCAGCAATGACATCCCTTTGGTCAGATCAAACTCGCTGCTGTCGGTCCATTCCGACCGGCTCGCAGCAACATTTCTTTACGGAGAGTTTGATCCTGGCTCAGGATGAACGCTGGCGGCGTGCTTAACACATGCAAGTCGAACGGTGAAAGAGAGCTTGCTCTCTGGATCAGTGGCGAACGGGTGAGTAACACGTGAGCAACCTGCCCCGGACTCTGGGATAACAGCTGGAAACAGCTGCTAATACCGGATACGAGCTGCGAAGGCATCTTCAGCAGCTGGAAAGAATTTCGGTCCGGGATGGGCTCGCGGCCTATCAGCTTGTTGGTGAGGTAATGGCTCACCAAGGCGTCGACGGGTAGCCGGCCTGAGAGGGTGACCGGCCACACTGGGACTGAGACACGGCCCAGACTCCTACGGGAGGCAGCAGTGGGGAATATTGCACAATGGGCGAAAGCCTGATGCAGCAACGCCGCGTGAGGGATGACGGCCTTCGGGTTGTAAACCTCTTTTAGCAGGGAAGAAGCGAAAGTGACGGTACCTGCAGAAAAAGCGCCGGCTAACTACGTGCCAGCAGCCGCGGTAATACGTAGGGCGCAAGCGTTATCCGGAATTATTGGGCGTAAAGAGCTCGTAGGCGGTTTGTCGCGTCTGCTGTGAAAACCCGAGGCTCAACCTCGGGCCTGCAGTGGGTACGGGCAGACTAGAGTGCGGTAGGGGAGATTGGAATTCCTGGTGTAGCGGTGGAATGCGCAGATATCAGGAGGAACACCGATGGCGAAGGCAGATCTCTGGGCCGTAACTGACGCTGAGGAGCGAAAGGGTGGGGAGCAAACAGGCTTAGATACCCTGGTAGTCCACCCCGTAAACGTTGGGAACTAGTTGTGGGGTCCATTCCACGGATTCCGTGACGCAGCTAACGCATTAAGTTCCCCGCCTGGGGAGTACGGCCGCAAGGCTAAAACTCAAAGGAATTGACGGGGACCCGCACAAGCGGCGGAGCATGCGGATTAATTCGATGCAACGCGAAGAACCTTACCAAGGCTTGACATATACGAGAACGGGCCAGAAATGGTCAACTCTTTGGACACTCGTAAACAGGTGGTGCATGGTTGTCGTCAGCTCGTGTCGTGAGATGTTGGGTTAAGTCCCGCAACGAGCGCAACCCTCGTTCTATGTTGCCAGCACGTAATGGTGGGAACTCATGGGATACTGCCGGGGTCAACTCGGAGGAAGGTGGGGATGACGTCAAATCATCATGCCCCTTATGTCTTGGGCTTCACGCATGCTACAATGGCCGGTACAAAGGGCTGCAATACCGCAAGGTGGAGCGAATCCCAAAAAGCCGGTCCCAGTTCGGATTGAGGTCTGCAACTCGACCTCATGAAGTCGGAGTCGCTAGTAATCGCAGATCAGCAACGCTGCGGTGAATACGTTCCCGGGTCTTGTACACACCGCCCGTCAAGTCATGAAAGTCGGTAACACCTGAAGCCGGTGGCCCAACCCTTGTGGAGGGAGCCGTCGAAGGTGGGATCGGTAATTAGGACTAAGTCGTAACAAGGTAGCCGTACCGGAAGGTGCGGCTGGATCACCTCCTTTCTAAGGAGCATCTGGATGCTTCGGCATCCCAGAGCCCGCTTCGAGCGAATGTCTCGAGGGGGTCAGCTCATGGGTGGAACATTTGACGAGGTGCCTCGCGGATCGTCTCGATCTCAGTACGCTGCTCGCAGCTGGAAAGGAACGATGCGCCCCGAGAGGCACATGCACGCTGTTGGGTCCTGAGGGACCGGATGCGGGTGGCGCGACGCTGATGCGTCTCGCAGCCCAGTCTGAACCTCAGGACCCTTCTTCGATGTCGCAACGCGGCATGCGGGAAGGGTACCGCCCGTACTTTGAGAACTACACAGTGGACGCGAGCATCTTAGAGACGCGTCGTTTACGACGCGCCTCACAAACGAATGATCGATAGATCAGCTCATGTGATTTCAAGTCTTTAAGAGCAAACGGTGGATGCCTTGGCATCTGGAGCCGAAGAAGGACGTAGCAATCTGCGATAAGCCTCGGGGAGTGGATAAGCACACCTTGATCCGAGGATCTCCGAATGGGGAAACCCCGCTGGGCGGCGTGCCGACCCAGTGACTCCCGCCTGAATATATAGGGCGGGTAGAGGGAACGTGGGGAAGTGAAACATCTCAGTACCCACAGGAAGAGAAAGCAACCGCGATTCCGTTAGTAGTGGCGAGCGAAACCGGAACAGGCTAAACCGAGTACGTGTGATATCCGGCAGGAGTTGCGTATTCGGGGTTGTGGGACTTTTCAGATTGTTCTGCCGAGCAGTCAGCGTTACAAGAAGGTATAGACGAACGGCATTGAAAGGCCGGTCATAGAGGGTGCCAACCCCGTAGTCGAAATGCCTCCCTTGGCGCGAGAAGTATCCCAAGTAGCACGGGGCCCGAGAAATCCCGTGTGAATCTGTCAGGACCACCTGATAAGCCTAAATACTCCCAGATGACCGATAGCGGACAAGTACCGTGAGGGAAAGGTGAAAAGTACCCCGGGAGGGGAGTGAAATAGTACCTGAAACCGTTTGCTTACAAACCGTTGGAGCAGCCATAGCAGCTGTGACAGCGTGCCTTTTGAAGAATGAGCCTGCGAGTTAGCGATACGTGGCGAGGTTAACCCGAGTGGGGTAGCCGTAGCGAAAGCGAGTCTGAATAGGGCGATTCAGTCGCGTGTCCTAGACCCGAAGCGAAGTGATCTATCCATGGCCAGGCTGAAGCGACGGTAAGACGTCGTGGAGGGCCGAACCCACTTAGGTTGAAAACTGAGGGGATGAGCTGTGGATAGGGGTGAAAGGCCAATCAAACTTCGTGATAGCTGGTTCTCTCCGAAATGCATTTAGGTGCAGCGTTGCGTGTTTCTTGCCGGAGGTAGAGCTACTGGATGGCCGATGGGCCCCACAAGGTTACTGACGTCAGCCAAACTCCGAATGCCGGTAAGTGAGAACGCAGCAGTGAGACTGTGGGGGATAAGCTTCATAGTCGAGAGGGAAACAACCCAGACCACCAACTAAGGTCCCTAAGCGCGTGCTAAGTGGGAAAGGATGTGGAGTTGCTCAGACAACCAGGAGGTTGGCTTAGAAGCAGCCACCCTTGAAAGAGTGCGTAATAGCTCACTGGTCAAGTGATTCCGCGCCGACAATGTAACGGGGCTCAAGCACGCCACCGAAGTTGTGGCATTGACATTATTGGTAGGCCTTCGTGGTCCAGCCGTGTTGATGGGTAGGAGAGCGTCGTGTGGCCAGCGAAGCGGCGGTGTGAACCAGCCGTGGAGGCTACACGAGTGAGAATGCAGGCATGAGTAGCGAAAGACGTGTGAGAAACACGTCCCCCGAATGACCAAGGGTTCCAGGGTCAAGCTAATCTTCCCTGGGTAAGTCGGGACCTAAGGCGAGGCCGACAGGCGTAGTCGATGGACAACGGGTTGATATTCCCGTACCGGCGAAGAACCGCCCAAGCTAATCCAGTGGTGCTAAGAGTCCTAGCCAGGAATGTACGGATCCCTTCGGGGTGAAGACGTCTTGGTGAACGCTCGACCCCATGCTGGTGCGGCTAGCGTATTAACAGGTGTGACGCAGGAAGGTAGCCCAAGCCAGGCGATGGTTGTCCTGGTGCAAGTGCGTAGGCCGAGTGATAGGCAAATCCGTCACTCGCATAGGCTGAGACACGATGCGGATAAAAAGTGGGTGATCCTATGCTGCCGAGAAAAGCATCGACGCGAGGTTCAAGCCGCCCGTACCCCAAACCGACTCAGGTGGTCAGGTAGAGAATACCAAGGGGATCGAGAGAATCGTGGTTAAGGAACTCGGCAAAATACCCCCGTAACTTCGGGAGAAGGGGGGCCTTCGACGTATTAGGACTTGCTCCGAAAGCGTTTGGGGGCCGCAGAGACTAGTGGGTAGCGACTGTTTACTAAAAACACAGGTCCGTGCCAAGTCGCAAGACGATGTATACGGACTGACGCCTGCCCGGTGCTGGAAGGTTAAGAGGACCGGTTAGCCGCAAGGCGAAGCTGAGAATTTAAGCCCCAGTAAACGGCGGTGGTAACTATAACCATCCTAAGGTAGCGAAATTCCTTGTCGGGTAAGTTCCGACCTGCACGAATGGCGTAACGACTTCCCAACTGTCTCAACCACGAACTCGGCGAAATTGCATTACGAGTAAAGATGCTCGTTACGCGCAGCAGGACGGAAAGACCCCGTGACCTTTACTACAGCTTGGTATTGGTGTTCGGTGTGGCTTGTGTAGGATAGGTGGGAGACTTT is part of the Microbacterium sp. ET2 genome and harbors:
- a CDS encoding SatD family protein; amino-acid sequence: MPTVVIADIVSSRELANRRAAQRDLETALARVAEDGPPAERALLPVVGDEMQGVYPHLSSALAATLLLQLALPEGVELRFGIGLGDIEEIPSVGGALSEGEAWWAARAAIENVERLARRVAPSARTWVAAARAAPAEITELVRVANSGLLARDRAIAQLSPRTRRLVYGRWLGRTQSDLAATEGVVQSAVSQALTSAEAGALIEGLQVLVGDRG
- the tyrS gene encoding tyrosine--tRNA ligase, coding for MSSAVVVNATAPANDPSFDNVWDELVWRGLIHVSTDADELRSLLGGAPITFYCGFDPTAPSLHLGNLVQLLTMRRLQLAGHRPLGLVGGSTGLIGDPRPSSERTLNTKETVAEWVGYLRAQVERFLSFDGDNAARIVNNLDWTAPLSAIDFLREIGKHYRVGKMLSKEAVSARLNSEAGISYTEFSYQILQGLDYLELYRAYGCVLQTGGSDQWGNLTSGVDLIHYVEHASVHAIGTPLITNSDGTKFGKSEGNAVWLDPAMCSPYRMYQFWLNTDDADVIARLKIFTFLSREEIEHLGRLVEDEPFRRAAQKRLAAEVTALVHGEDAAGSVIAASDALFGQGDLHALDAETLIQALRELPHADMDRGAPVVQALVETGLVASLSEARRAIAQGGVAIDGVRVSDDAATVDGSLPGGVSVLRRGKKTLAGVFVR